The Candidatus Poribacteria bacterium genome includes the window AGATCTCACGGTCACAAGATACATTGACCGCCGCGTGACGAAAGGCAACACCTACTGGTACACCGTCACAACGCAGGTTGACGAGTCCGAAACCCGCCGCACCGATGCTGTCGCTGCGACCCCGCGAGAACCACCGCAATTAGTTCGCGCCGTTTATCACCGTCCCGAAGGAGAGATGTCCGCTTTACAAGTTGACGCGCAAATTGACATGTCCGATGAATCTCTACAGAGAAATGTCTGGGTGATTGTGACGTTTGACCGGCGGATGGACCTCAATGTTGGGGACGAAAACCGGTATATCCTACGAGTAACGAAACGCATTGATGGTGTAACCCCGAAATCTGCTATCCGTGATCGGATGGGCACACGCGCACTGTTAGTATTTGACGCAGATAGCCTGCTTGCACACTTCGGGCAACCCTTGACAGCTGAACCTGACCGATACGAGATTACCGTTTCTAACGTAACCGATATTGACGAGAACCCGATCCGCGCCGCCACGCGCCCCCTTGAAATTCCACCCAATGTTGTCGGCGCAGCCGTGTCGGATCTGACACAGGTGCGCGTCTATCCAAATCCGGTACGACCGAACAGGACTGATAAAGGCGTAATTACTTTTGACAGGCTCCCTGTCGGAACGCGTATCCAGCTCTTTGATGTCAGAGGTGTATTGCTCGAAACGCTGAACGTAACCGAACAGGATCACAACCGCAAAGAGTGGTGGCTTACAAGTAATAACACCGCGGATGTTTCAAGCGGTATCTACATCTACGTCTTGGAATTTGATACACTAAAAAAAATAGGAAAAATCGCGGTGATTAAATGAACCACTTCATCCTCATCGCAAATCCAATTTCCGGGAGAGGCAGAGCGAAAAGCACTGCTGAACAGGCACACGCCGCCCTCACTGAATCCGGGCAGCAAGGGCAATTGGTATTCACTTCAGCAGCTGGCGACGCAAAACGTTTCGCACACGAAGCCGTCACCGATGGTGTCCGATTCATAATTGCTTGCGGTGGGGATGGAACGCTGCACGAGGTAGTGAACGGCATAGCGACCATTCCAGATGTAGTTCTCGGAGTCCTGCCATGTGGACGCGGTAACGATTTCGCCGCCGCTATCGGCGTACCCTTGAAGCCGGAGGCAGCAATCCAAACCCTTTTATCCGGCACCCCTATCCACGTAGATTTAGGACGGTGCTATCATAGCGGTCAGCAGTCAGCGGTCAGCCATCAGCAAGAAGGTGGAACTTCACCGGAACTCTCTTTACTGAAGGTTCCCGAAAGCCGAAAGCCGAAAGCCAATGAACACTATTTTACCACAATCGCCACGTGCGGTTACGATGCCGAAGTCAGCCGCCGCGCTGCCAAAGGGACACCGGTATTTGCAGGCACAGCCTCCTACGCCCTCGCCGCCGTAGAGACCCTCTTTTACTACGACCCGCCTGTTGTGCATATCGAAGGCGATTTCGGGACTTACGAGGGCTCTTTGCTCCTTGCTGCGACCGGCATTACAAACCGGTACGGCGGCGGATTTCAAATTGTTCCAGACGCACGTATGGACGACGGACTTTTTGATGTCTGTATTATCCGTCCGGTCTCCTCGTTGACGGTACTTCGGCTCTTAGTGACACTCTTCTGGGGCGGACACGTTTCACATCCAGCCGTCTCCATACATCAGACCCGTGGGATAACCATTCAAGCAGAGACCCCGCTACGCCTTTACGCCGACGGCGAACCAATGTCCGAGACACCCGTAACGATTGAGACAATCAAAGCAGGACTTGTGGTGATGGCACCGTAAAAACATCGGCAAAATTCATCAAATCTGTGCATTTTTAAAAAAAATATATTTTTTTGAATTTTAATTTCACCAAAAAAATCTTTTTAGGTGTATAATTACAAACAGTCCTTCTGCAGAAAAGTAATTTTCACAATTCAAGTTCTATAAAACATTACAGGAGAATAAGATACCTCTCTAACTTTGGTAAAATACAGACAGATGTCAAATCCTCCGATAACTATGGAGATAAGGATGCGATTTATCATTATTGGCCTCTTATGTTTATCGATGATTGTTATTGGGTGTACAGGAAGTGAAATAAAAAAACCAGGTCAAGTACAGTCGCCCACCAAGAGTGAGCAAGGTCCTGTACCTACTGACAATGCTGTCAGTATAGATCAAGCACAAGGGGGGGCTGGAGATGTGCCAAGTAATGTGCAGATTGATACCCAAATCAGTGATGCCGAGAAACATTATAATGCATTTGCTTCGCTCAGCGGAACGGATCCGGAAGCAGCAATCAGTGAACTTTCCAAGTATGCCAAGCTTCGATTCAAGGACCATCCGCTTGCTGAGAAATGGTTAAAGCTCATTCATCGTCTCGTTTCGGAGAAAAAAGGCACCTTTCGAGATATGGAACGTTATACGAAATGGTACCTTCAGATGCTAACAGATATTGACCCAGAAAAGCGTATTGAACACGATATAAAAACGATTGAAAACTTACAAAACGGGCTAAAGCAACTTGAAATCATAGGCAGAATGCTTGAAAAACAAGGCGAAAATCTGGAAATTTATGAAATGCCAGGTATTTTTTCTTCAAAGTGATTGGCGTTTTGTTCTTATGGATAATAGCGGTTACGCTTCGCCTATTTCCCTGAAAGGAACGTTATATGAATACGCAATATAATTTGAGAGTATTAGGTATAGGGAGTCTTTTGACACTTCTCTTCTGTGCTGGTATTTTTTTCTACGCTCGCTGGGATAATCAGCGTTTTGTGTCAGAACTTCCACAATTACCCAACTTTGAGGTTACCTCACAGACCGTAGAACAAAGGGAGATGATTAGGAAAGAACTTCCAGGGCTGGACCCTCCTGCGGAAGCAGTAGAACCCCAGCGTTTGGAAGGGCAGCACATAGCCACGGAAGTGCCTGATATGGAAGCAGAAAAGCTAGTTCTGGAGGAAACGGAGATGTCTGAACTTGATTTGGAAGTGGATCCCCTATCTGTTTCTACAGTCGAACTCCCGGAAATATCAGAAGAAAATCTCCTTGAAACGACTGACTTTCGGAGAACAAAGGAGGCTTGGCAGGATTACAACGATCTCCTGGCAGTCGATTCCTCCTCTGCTTACACACGGCTTGCTGAAGGCTTTCGAGAGATGTATGGGGATCATCCTGAAATTGATATCATTGTTGAAAGCATTAAACGTGCAAATGAGAGAACCTTAACAGTTGACGATGCAATTGCCATGGTGACATCCACTTTAAAAATCATGCCGGCAGATCAGACCATCGTGATTGATCAAATGTCTGAGAAACTCGAACTTTTGTACGAACTCAAAGCATTTCAAGCCGAAGGGGGGAAGGCGACAGTTACCTTCAACATTTCTGTAGGAGAAAAGTAGAAAATGAAAATCGTTTCTTACGATTTTAGCATCGCTGTTGTTTGTGGGATTACTTTTTTCCTTATTTTTCATAATCGTCCTGTCCGTTCGGCAGCAACGACCCCGCTTTCAACACCCAGTGATTCCAG containing:
- a CDS encoding diacylglycerol kinase family lipid kinase; the encoded protein is MNHFILIANPISGRGRAKSTAEQAHAALTESGQQGQLVFTSAAGDAKRFAHEAVTDGVRFIIACGGDGTLHEVVNGIATIPDVVLGVLPCGRGNDFAAAIGVPLKPEAAIQTLLSGTPIHVDLGRCYHSGQQSAVSHQQEGGTSPELSLLKVPESRKPKANEHYFTTIATCGYDAEVSRRAAKGTPVFAGTASYALAAVETLFYYDPPVVHIEGDFGTYEGSLLLAATGITNRYGGGFQIVPDARMDDGLFDVCIIRPVSSLTVLRLLVTLFWGGHVSHPAVSIHQTRGITIQAETPLRLYADGEPMSETPVTIETIKAGLVVMAP